In Candidatus Polarisedimenticolaceae bacterium, the following are encoded in one genomic region:
- a CDS encoding 3-hydroxyacyl-CoA dehydrogenase NAD-binding domain-containing protein, with product MRDDLGVQHRVDEQGVVHVVFDRPGEKVNVLTGPMLEHLAQLLDEVGRREDVRGVVFSSAKAGNFIAGMDVEAIASFTDPFKAAEGARRGQAVFDKIATLPVPSVAAINGTCLGGGLELALACTLRVGSDAKAVSIGLPETQIGIIPGFGGTQRLPRLVGLLPSLDLILAGKRLDARRAEKIGLLDRVVPEPLLLREAVKLLLGHASYRRRRRRPAWQLAAERLAPARRFLLEQARKRTAAKVSPQAYPAPFRALEAIDAAFAMELPQGLDVEARLVGELVPTPTSKNLIWLFKSQGALKKPDGLGVPPRKVRRTAVLGAGIMGGGIAQLLADKDLPVRLKDIRYEAVLTALQTASKVWNDRVKRRRMTPREAARKVAFIAPTLDATGLSRVDVVLEAVVENLGVKQKVLAEMEERIGERAVFASNTSTLPISDIAAHARRPERVVGMHFFNPVHRMPLVEVIAGQRTSPEAVATVQALAVELGKVPVVVRDAPGFLVNRILMLYLNEAMRLLSEGVSIEAADRAMVAFGMPMGPFTLLDEIGLDTANHAGGVLEAAFGKRIGGGGQLLSQVVQSGRLGAKNGRGFYRYKDRRRTGPDPEVVRMAAAPGARDLPVETLQERMVLAMVNEAAVCLEDGVVREPRDLDLAMVMGTGFPPFRGGLLRYADAIGIPVVTDRLARLADAQGERFRPAPLLRDMVREERRFHPQG from the coding sequence ATGCGCGACGATCTCGGCGTCCAGCACCGGGTCGACGAACAGGGCGTCGTGCACGTCGTGTTCGACCGCCCGGGGGAGAAGGTCAACGTCCTCACCGGGCCGATGCTCGAGCACCTCGCCCAGTTGCTCGACGAGGTCGGGCGCCGCGAGGACGTCCGAGGCGTCGTGTTCTCGAGCGCGAAGGCGGGGAACTTCATCGCCGGGATGGACGTCGAGGCGATCGCGTCGTTCACCGACCCGTTCAAGGCCGCCGAGGGGGCCCGGCGGGGTCAGGCGGTCTTCGACAAGATCGCGACGCTCCCGGTGCCGTCGGTCGCGGCGATCAACGGCACGTGCCTCGGAGGGGGACTCGAGTTGGCGCTCGCGTGCACGCTGCGGGTCGGAAGCGACGCGAAGGCCGTCTCCATCGGCCTGCCGGAGACGCAGATCGGCATCATCCCGGGGTTCGGAGGCACGCAGCGCCTGCCCCGGCTCGTCGGCCTGCTTCCGTCGCTCGACCTCATCCTCGCCGGCAAGCGCCTCGACGCCCGCCGCGCCGAGAAGATCGGCCTGCTGGACCGGGTCGTCCCCGAGCCGCTGCTCCTGCGCGAAGCGGTGAAGCTCCTGCTCGGCCACGCGTCGTACCGCCGTCGCCGTCGCCGTCCCGCTTGGCAGCTCGCCGCCGAGCGCCTGGCCCCGGCGCGGCGGTTCCTGCTCGAGCAGGCGCGCAAGCGGACCGCGGCGAAGGTGTCGCCGCAGGCCTACCCGGCCCCCTTCCGGGCGCTCGAGGCGATCGACGCCGCGTTCGCGATGGAGCTCCCGCAGGGTCTCGACGTGGAGGCGCGGCTGGTGGGGGAGCTCGTCCCGACGCCCACCTCGAAGAACCTCATCTGGCTGTTCAAGAGCCAGGGCGCGCTCAAGAAACCCGACGGCCTCGGCGTGCCGCCGCGCAAGGTGCGCCGGACGGCGGTCCTCGGGGCGGGGATCATGGGCGGCGGGATCGCGCAGCTGCTCGCCGACAAGGATCTGCCCGTCCGGCTGAAGGACATCCGATACGAAGCGGTCCTCACCGCGCTGCAGACCGCCTCCAAGGTCTGGAACGACCGGGTGAAGCGGCGTCGCATGACGCCGCGCGAGGCGGCGAGGAAGGTCGCTTTCATCGCCCCCACGCTCGATGCGACGGGGCTCTCGCGGGTGGACGTCGTCCTCGAGGCGGTCGTCGAGAACCTCGGGGTCAAGCAGAAGGTCCTCGCCGAGATGGAGGAGCGGATCGGCGAGCGTGCCGTGTTCGCCTCGAACACCTCGACCCTTCCGATCTCCGACATCGCGGCGCACGCCCGGCGCCCCGAGCGGGTGGTCGGCATGCATTTCTTCAATCCGGTCCACCGGATGCCCCTCGTCGAGGTGATCGCCGGGCAACGCACCTCGCCGGAAGCGGTGGCGACCGTCCAGGCGCTCGCCGTCGAGCTCGGCAAGGTCCCGGTCGTCGTCCGCGACGCGCCGGGATTCCTCGTGAACCGCATCCTGATGCTCTACCTCAACGAGGCGATGCGCCTTCTGTCCGAGGGGGTGTCGATCGAGGCCGCCGACCGGGCGATGGTCGCGTTCGGCATGCCGATGGGGCCCTTCACCCTTCTCGACGAGATCGGCCTCGACACCGCGAACCACGCCGGAGGGGTTCTCGAGGCCGCGTTCGGAAAACGCATCGGCGGCGGGGGGCAGCTCCTCTCGCAGGTGGTCCAGAGCGGCCGGCTCGGGGCGAAGAACGGCCGGGGCTTCTACCGGTACAAGGACCGCAGGCGTACGGGTCCCGATCCCGAGGTCGTCCGTATGGCGGCGGCCCCGGGGGCGCGCGACCTGCCCGTCGAGACGTTGCAGGAGCGGATGGTCCTCGCGATGGTCAACGAGGCGGCCGTCTGCCTCGAGGACGGGGTGGTTCGCGAGCCGCGGGATCTCGATCTGGCCATGGTGATGGGTACCGGGTTCCCCCCGTTCCGCGGCGGGCTGCTGCGCTACGCCGATGCGATCGGCATCCCGGTGGTCACCGACCGGCTCGCCCGACTCGCTGACGCCCAGGGGGAACGTTTCCGCCCCGCGCCGTTGCTCCGGGACATGGTCCGGGAGGAGCGGCGTTTCCACCCGCAGGGCTGA
- a CDS encoding thiolase family protein, with product MSPDRDVVVVAGVRTPFVKAWTQLNAVGAVELGRVAMREAIERAEIDPESIDEVVVGNIAGPADAANVARVIALESKIPRKVPAFTVSRNCASGLESVVEAAYRIRQGDAEIVVAGAVESMSGIPMLFSDQAQDLWMNVARAKGPAARLAAFARFRPRHFKPVIALELGLTDPVSGLNMGETAEILAREFSISREEQDAFALRSHKRAAAAWAEGRLQPEVVPVPIPPKYVAAADKDTGIRENQTIEALSKLRPVFDRKFGTVTAGNSSQITDGAVAIVLASAARARALNLPVLGKIRSWAFAGCDPARMGLGPVLAAPIALKRAGGLSMAHMNLVEINEAFAAQVLACLKAFDSRPFCEEHLGSGPVGSPDPDRINVNGGAIAMGHPVGASGGRLILTLLNEMTRRDASLGLATLCVGGGQGGAVVVERS from the coding sequence GTGAGCCCGGACCGGGACGTCGTGGTCGTGGCCGGGGTCCGGACGCCGTTCGTCAAGGCGTGGACCCAGTTGAACGCGGTCGGCGCGGTCGAGCTCGGCCGCGTCGCGATGCGCGAGGCGATCGAGCGCGCCGAAATCGACCCCGAGTCGATCGACGAGGTCGTCGTCGGCAACATCGCGGGCCCCGCCGACGCGGCGAACGTGGCGCGCGTCATCGCCCTGGAGTCCAAGATCCCCCGGAAGGTGCCGGCGTTCACCGTCAGCCGGAACTGCGCCTCCGGGCTCGAGAGCGTGGTCGAGGCGGCCTACCGCATCCGCCAGGGAGACGCCGAGATCGTCGTGGCGGGGGCGGTCGAGTCGATGTCGGGCATCCCCATGCTCTTCTCCGACCAGGCGCAGGACCTCTGGATGAACGTGGCGCGCGCGAAGGGCCCGGCCGCGCGCCTCGCGGCGTTCGCCCGATTCCGACCCAGGCACTTCAAGCCCGTGATCGCCTTGGAGCTCGGGCTGACCGACCCGGTCTCCGGCCTCAACATGGGGGAGACCGCCGAGATCCTCGCCCGGGAGTTCTCGATCTCGCGCGAGGAGCAGGATGCCTTCGCGCTGCGATCGCACAAACGCGCCGCCGCCGCCTGGGCGGAGGGGCGCCTCCAGCCGGAGGTCGTGCCCGTCCCCATTCCGCCGAAATACGTCGCCGCGGCGGACAAGGACACCGGCATCCGGGAGAACCAAACGATCGAGGCCCTCTCGAAGCTGCGCCCGGTGTTCGATCGGAAGTTCGGCACGGTGACCGCGGGGAACTCGTCCCAGATCACCGACGGCGCGGTCGCGATCGTCCTCGCCTCGGCCGCGCGGGCGCGGGCCCTGAACCTCCCCGTGCTGGGGAAGATCCGCTCGTGGGCCTTCGCGGGTTGCGACCCCGCACGCATGGGGCTCGGGCCGGTCCTCGCGGCTCCCATCGCCCTCAAGCGCGCCGGGGGCCTGTCGATGGCGCACATGAATCTGGTCGAGATCAACGAGGCCTTCGCGGCGCAGGTCCTCGCCTGCCTCAAGGCGTTCGACTCGCGCCCGTTCTGCGAGGAACACCTCGGGAGCGGGCCCGTCGGCTCCCCGGATCCCGACAGGATCAACGTGAACGGGGGTGCGATCGCGATGGGCCATCCCGTGGGGGCATCCGGGGGGCGGCTGATCCTGACGCTGCTGAACGAGATGACGCGCCGCGACGCGTCGCTCGGACTGGCGACCCTGTGCGTCGGGGGCGGCCAGGGCGGCGCGGTCGTCGTGGAGAGGAGCTGA
- a CDS encoding sigma-54 dependent transcriptional regulator, producing the protein MNRRRKPLVLVVDDEADIRSSLRMILEYEGYAFEEAASGKEALERVASLSPDVVISDIKMPHMDGLELLAELRRREPDLPVLMISGHGTAQTGYEAAKLGALNFFEKPLQRDRVLLELRNALDRRRLQEENRDLRLSFEEKFRMVGESAAMRKVHEAIALAAPTRASVLITGESGTGKELVARAIHRNSPRASRPFVKVNCAAIPEDLIESELFGHEKGSFTGAHRDQPGKFVQADSGTIFLDEIGDMSLKTQSKVLRALQDGEIEPVGAAKSVTVDVRVIAATNKALPDEIAGGRFREDLFFRLNVVPIAMPTLRERREDIGALVEWFADTFCRENGLKPKAFAPDAIEALCAMPWRGNVRELRNAVERLAIMVPREPIRASDIPAGLGLPMDGGAPSSGTEDGALDRLIVAQPTLQGFKDAVERLFLVRKLRENDWNMAATAKAIDTPRSNLYKKLEAYGISREQDG; encoded by the coding sequence ATGAATCGCCGACGCAAGCCCCTCGTCCTCGTCGTGGACGACGAAGCGGATATCCGGTCGTCGCTGCGCATGATCCTCGAATACGAGGGGTACGCCTTCGAGGAGGCGGCCTCGGGCAAGGAGGCCCTCGAGCGGGTCGCGTCGCTCTCCCCGGACGTCGTCATCAGCGACATCAAGATGCCCCACATGGACGGGCTCGAGCTCCTCGCCGAGCTGCGGCGACGTGAGCCGGATCTCCCCGTGCTCATGATCTCGGGGCACGGAACGGCCCAGACTGGGTACGAGGCCGCGAAGCTCGGCGCGCTGAACTTCTTCGAGAAGCCGCTCCAGCGCGATCGCGTGCTGCTGGAGCTGCGCAACGCCCTGGACCGGCGCCGCCTCCAGGAGGAGAACCGGGACCTGCGGTTGAGCTTCGAAGAGAAGTTCCGCATGGTCGGGGAATCCGCGGCGATGCGGAAGGTCCACGAGGCGATCGCGCTCGCCGCCCCGACGCGGGCCTCCGTGCTCATCACCGGCGAGTCCGGGACGGGGAAGGAGCTCGTCGCGAGGGCGATCCACCGGAACAGCCCGCGCGCCTCGAGACCCTTCGTGAAGGTCAACTGCGCGGCGATCCCCGAGGACCTGATCGAGTCGGAGCTGTTCGGCCACGAGAAGGGCTCGTTCACCGGCGCGCACCGCGACCAGCCCGGGAAGTTCGTCCAGGCCGACTCCGGCACGATCTTCCTCGACGAGATCGGCGACATGAGCCTGAAGACGCAGTCGAAGGTGCTGCGGGCGCTGCAGGACGGCGAGATCGAGCCGGTGGGCGCGGCGAAGTCGGTCACGGTCGACGTGCGCGTCATCGCCGCGACGAACAAGGCCCTCCCCGACGAGATCGCGGGCGGCCGATTTCGCGAGGACCTGTTCTTCCGGCTCAACGTGGTCCCGATCGCGATGCCGACGCTTCGCGAGCGGCGCGAGGACATCGGCGCGCTCGTGGAGTGGTTCGCCGACACGTTCTGCCGCGAGAACGGCCTGAAGCCCAAGGCGTTCGCGCCGGACGCGATCGAGGCGCTTTGCGCCATGCCGTGGCGGGGGAACGTGCGCGAGCTGCGCAACGCCGTCGAGCGGCTCGCGATCATGGTGCCGCGCGAGCCGATCCGGGCGAGCGACATCCCCGCGGGGCTGGGGCTTCCGATGGACGGGGGCGCCCCATCGTCGGGAACGGAGGACGGCGCGCTCGACCGGCTGATCGTCGCGCAGCCGACGCTCCAGGGGTTCAAGGACGCCGTCGAGCGCCTGTTCCTCGTGCGCAAGCTGCGCGAGAACGATTGGAACATGGCGGCGACCGCGAAGGCGATCGACACCCCGCGCTCGAATCTGTACAAGAAGCTCGAGGCCTACGGCATCAGCCGCGAACAAGACGGCTAG
- a CDS encoding trypsin-like peptidase domain-containing protein encodes MKTRYTFAAVLAVMGVSIVFGMVLGGWLNAPRTALAAPALASGAFPVAAASTGSPATAADWADIAERSIPAVMSVTNTSVRRPSNEADAEGDDGGPLDDPFYRFFFGPEGEDDPEDENPAPRPRRPQRPQAPQRNVSGGSGFIVSADGFIMTNDHVVENATKLVVTLDDGSKFDAKVIGTDPLLDLALIKIEAGRPLPTLPLGDSDKLRVGQWVMAIGNPLDFERTVTVGVVSGLKRQVSVGRTVAGIANFIQTDAAINFGNSGGPMLDAQGRVVGINTAILRGGMTNPMVEGIGFAIAINEARLAAEQLREGGKVERGYLGISMSQQGITNAAQAYLDLPDPNGVLIEAVSDGGPADKAGLRRDDVIRKINGKAVRNNQDLLSRVASIRPGEVAVLEVWRDGKAQEFRVTLANRPENPLADRRRTRPGGAGPDAPEPPAEIREASGLGLTVEPIASRTRQRFQLPDDFRGVLIQAVDPDSPAADAGTVVHGRILTAVNGKAIGSPAEFLEAIRGLKPGAPVKLELYRGDGTNETVFITAPEAKN; translated from the coding sequence ATGAAGACCCGGTATACCTTCGCGGCCGTCCTGGCCGTGATGGGCGTCAGCATCGTGTTCGGGATGGTGCTCGGCGGTTGGCTGAACGCACCGCGGACCGCGCTTGCCGCCCCCGCGCTCGCAAGCGGGGCGTTCCCCGTCGCGGCGGCTTCCACCGGATCTCCCGCCACCGCCGCCGACTGGGCGGACATCGCGGAGCGCTCGATCCCGGCCGTCATGAGCGTGACCAACACCTCGGTGCGCCGTCCGAGCAACGAAGCCGATGCCGAGGGCGATGACGGCGGCCCGCTGGACGACCCGTTCTACCGGTTCTTCTTCGGGCCGGAGGGGGAGGACGACCCCGAGGACGAAAACCCGGCGCCGCGCCCCCGGCGTCCGCAGCGGCCGCAGGCGCCGCAGCGGAACGTCTCCGGCGGATCGGGGTTCATCGTCTCGGCGGACGGTTTCATCATGACGAACGACCACGTCGTCGAGAACGCGACGAAACTCGTCGTGACCCTCGACGACGGGTCGAAGTTCGACGCGAAGGTCATCGGCACCGACCCGCTGCTCGACCTCGCGCTGATCAAGATCGAGGCCGGGCGGCCCCTGCCCACGCTTCCTCTCGGCGATTCCGACAAGCTCCGCGTCGGACAGTGGGTGATGGCGATCGGCAACCCCCTCGACTTCGAGCGCACCGTCACGGTGGGGGTCGTGAGCGGGCTCAAGCGGCAGGTCTCCGTCGGGCGCACCGTGGCGGGCATCGCGAACTTCATCCAGACGGACGCCGCGATCAACTTCGGGAACTCGGGGGGCCCGATGCTCGACGCGCAGGGGCGCGTCGTGGGCATCAACACGGCGATCCTCCGCGGCGGGATGACGAACCCGATGGTCGAGGGGATCGGGTTCGCGATCGCGATCAACGAGGCCCGGCTCGCCGCCGAGCAGCTGCGCGAGGGCGGGAAGGTCGAGCGGGGTTACCTCGGGATCTCGATGAGCCAGCAGGGGATCACGAACGCGGCGCAGGCGTATCTCGACCTCCCCGATCCCAACGGCGTCCTCATCGAGGCGGTTTCGGACGGGGGGCCCGCGGACAAGGCCGGCCTCCGCCGCGACGACGTGATCCGGAAGATCAACGGCAAGGCCGTCCGCAACAACCAGGACCTGCTCTCCCGGGTCGCCTCGATCCGCCCGGGCGAGGTCGCCGTCCTCGAGGTCTGGCGGGACGGCAAGGCGCAGGAATTCCGCGTGACCCTCGCGAACCGTCCCGAGAACCCCCTGGCCGATCGCAGGCGCACGCGTCCCGGCGGGGCGGGTCCCGACGCGCCGGAGCCGCCGGCCGAGATCCGGGAGGCCTCGGGGCTCGGCCTGACGGTGGAACCGATCGCGAGCCGGACGCGCCAGCGTTTCCAGCTTCCGGACGACTTCCGAGGCGTGCTGATCCAGGCGGTCGATCCGGACTCCCCGGCCGCCGACGCCGGGACCGTCGTCCACGGACGCATCCTGACGGCGGTCAACGGCAAGGCGATCGGCAGCCCCGCCGAGTTCCTCGAGGCGATCCGCGGTCTCAAGCCCGGGGCGCCGGTCAAGCTCGAGCTCTATCGAGGCGACGGGACGAACGAGACGGTCTTCATCACCGCGCCCGAAGCGAAGAACTGA
- a CDS encoding response regulator: protein MTPLSRHRYSVWVVDDDASVLDCYRRLLERAGYSTRTENDPLRALGAADDAAEADLLVLDYKMPGMDGLELLAQLRRREVRARCILISAFLNDGVRQQAKLLGVDRILQKPVDVAALRGAIAELLPTRTPDRAEAAG from the coding sequence ATGACCCCACTCTCGCGCCACCGGTATTCCGTCTGGGTCGTGGACGACGACGCGTCGGTCCTCGACTGCTACCGGCGGCTGCTCGAGCGGGCGGGGTACTCCACGCGGACCGAGAACGACCCGTTGCGCGCGCTCGGCGCCGCGGACGACGCGGCGGAAGCCGACCTCCTGGTGCTCGACTACAAGATGCCGGGCATGGACGGGCTCGAGCTCCTCGCCCAGCTGCGGCGCCGCGAAGTTCGCGCGCGCTGTATCCTGATCTCCGCGTTCCTCAACGACGGAGTGCGGCAGCAGGCGAAGCTGCTCGGCGTCGATCGGATCCTGCAGAAACCCGTGGACGTCGCCGCCCTGCGCGGCGCGATCGCGGAGTTGCTCCCGACCCGTACGCCGGATCGCGCCGAAGCCGCCGGCTAG
- a CDS encoding sigma-54 dependent transcriptional regulator: protein MSENAHAVIIDDEEGNRDGFSRALSKVGWKVQAFAEAAPAFDYLRKNRDVALVITDLMMPGTDGFGVLKAAREIDADVGILMITGHGSVESAVDAMKQGADDYLQKPVDLFELRARAKAIVEKRSLSRRVVELESRLREKFGKLIGHSKAMEELFAKMELVAPTRSNVLIVGESGTGKELVANALHENSPRKAARFLPINCAAIPSEILESELFGHEKGSFTGAVGRKVGKFELADKGTLFLDEIGELPLEMQVKLLRVLENREFMRVGGTDTIRVDIRLVAATNADLEAAVANGAFRQDLYYRLKVVTLRIPPLRERREDIPLLAGHFLRTFAEENGREGMRFTPDAMRAIVAAPWEGNVRELRNLVESLVVLVPTAEVGVADLPEEYRRHGGPASETAAAEFRSPAADPTAPSLTMEEIEKRAILDALARTGGNRTQAADLLKIGLRTLQRKLKEYQVAGPGDDEA, encoded by the coding sequence ATGAGCGAAAACGCCCACGCGGTCATCATCGACGACGAAGAAGGGAACCGGGACGGCTTCTCCCGCGCCCTCTCGAAGGTCGGCTGGAAGGTGCAGGCCTTCGCCGAGGCCGCGCCGGCGTTCGATTACCTCCGCAAGAACCGCGACGTCGCGCTCGTGATCACCGACCTGATGATGCCCGGCACCGACGGGTTCGGCGTGCTCAAGGCCGCGCGGGAGATCGACGCCGACGTCGGGATCCTCATGATCACCGGCCACGGCTCCGTCGAATCCGCCGTGGACGCGATGAAGCAGGGGGCCGACGACTATCTCCAGAAGCCCGTGGACCTCTTCGAGCTGCGCGCGCGCGCCAAGGCGATCGTCGAGAAGCGCTCCCTCTCGCGCCGCGTCGTCGAGCTCGAGAGCCGGCTGCGCGAGAAGTTCGGGAAGCTGATCGGCCATTCGAAGGCGATGGAGGAGCTCTTCGCGAAGATGGAGCTCGTCGCGCCGACGCGGTCGAACGTGTTGATCGTCGGCGAGTCCGGAACGGGCAAGGAGCTCGTCGCCAACGCGCTGCACGAGAACTCGCCGCGGAAGGCGGCGCGTTTCCTCCCGATCAACTGCGCCGCGATCCCTTCGGAGATCCTCGAGTCCGAGCTGTTCGGTCACGAGAAGGGGTCGTTCACCGGGGCGGTCGGCCGGAAGGTCGGGAAGTTCGAGCTCGCCGACAAGGGGACGTTGTTCCTCGACGAGATCGGCGAGCTTCCCCTCGAGATGCAGGTGAAGCTCCTGCGCGTCCTGGAGAACCGGGAGTTCATGCGCGTCGGCGGGACCGACACCATCCGCGTCGACATCCGGCTCGTCGCGGCCACGAACGCCGATCTCGAGGCGGCCGTCGCGAACGGTGCCTTCCGCCAGGACCTCTACTACCGGCTCAAGGTCGTGACCCTGCGGATCCCTCCGCTGCGGGAGCGGCGGGAGGACATCCCGCTCCTCGCGGGTCATTTCCTGCGCACGTTCGCGGAGGAGAACGGGAGGGAGGGCATGCGTTTCACCCCCGACGCGATGCGCGCCATCGTCGCGGCGCCGTGGGAGGGGAACGTCCGCGAGCTGCGCAACCTGGTCGAGAGCCTCGTCGTCCTGGTTCCCACCGCCGAGGTGGGCGTCGCCGACCTGCCGGAGGAGTACCGCCGCCACGGCGGGCCGGCCTCCGAGACCGCCGCCGCCGAGTTCCGATCGCCGGCAGCCGACCCGACGGCTCCCTCCCTGACCATGGAGGAGATCGAGAAACGGGCGATCCTCGACGCTCTCGCGCGGACCGGTGGGAACCGGACGCAGGCGGCCGACCTCCTCAAGATCGGGCTGCGTACGCTGCAGCGGAAGCTGAAGGAGTACCAGGTCGCGGGGCCGGGAGACGACGAAGCCTGA
- the ligA gene encoding NAD-dependent DNA ligase LigA, with protein MSAKDADARRAELLRREIARHRKLYYLDDAPAISDAEYDALERELLAIEARRPDLVTPDSPTRRVGGEAAETFAPFAHHTPLLSLDNAYGDDELSAWAERLERALGSAPRGFSVEPKVDGLSIAVHYRDGVLERGVTRGDGITGEDVTANVRTIRSIPLRLLEPVPRLEVRGEVYMPRSAFQALNRRREEEGQPTFANPRNAAAGAVRQKDSRITASRRLDCFFYALAAIEGADRPDSHVGSLDRVRELGLKTNPRNVRCESLDEVREAIARLRESKHELDYEIDGAVVKLDDLALQEKAGFTSKFPRWAIAYKYPAEQAQTRVRDIVVQVGRTGALTPVAELEPVVLAGTTVSRATLHNEDEVARKDIRVGDTVVIEKAGEIIPQVVRVVPEARPDGAPPFSMPRSCPVCGSDALREEGEVASRCTNVACPAKRREALLYFASRSGMDIQGLGDALVDQLLVRDLVRDAAGLYALDGAALAGLERMGEKSAANVLGQIEASKARPFHRVLYALGIRHVGERAAKVLAQAFGDMDTLATATEQALTATAEIGPKTAASVRTFFAQEGNRDLVRRLALAGVRMAVPEEERGRSDAAASPFAGKTVVLTGSLPGRSRDEAKAAIELLGGRVTSSVSKKTDFVVAGDEAGGKLEKARALGVRVIGAEEFERMLGAQ; from the coding sequence ATGAGCGCGAAGGACGCGGACGCGCGCCGCGCGGAGCTCCTCCGCCGGGAGATCGCCCGTCACCGGAAGCTCTACTATCTGGACGACGCCCCGGCGATCTCCGACGCGGAGTACGACGCCCTCGAGCGGGAACTGCTCGCCATCGAGGCGCGACGCCCCGACCTCGTGACCCCCGACAGTCCGACGCGACGTGTCGGCGGCGAGGCGGCGGAGACCTTCGCGCCGTTCGCGCACCACACGCCGCTGCTTTCGCTCGACAACGCCTACGGCGACGACGAGCTGAGCGCATGGGCCGAGCGTCTGGAGCGGGCCCTGGGGTCCGCGCCCCGGGGGTTCTCGGTGGAGCCGAAGGTGGACGGGCTGTCGATCGCCGTCCACTACCGGGACGGCGTGCTCGAGCGAGGCGTCACCCGGGGCGACGGCATCACAGGGGAGGACGTCACGGCGAACGTGCGCACGATCCGTTCGATCCCGCTTCGGCTCCTCGAGCCGGTTCCCCGACTCGAGGTTCGCGGCGAGGTCTACATGCCGCGCTCGGCGTTCCAGGCGCTGAATCGCCGCCGCGAGGAGGAGGGGCAGCCGACCTTCGCCAACCCGCGGAACGCCGCGGCCGGCGCCGTGCGCCAGAAGGACTCGCGCATCACGGCCTCGCGAAGGCTCGACTGCTTCTTCTACGCCCTCGCCGCGATCGAAGGCGCCGATCGGCCCGACTCGCACGTCGGATCGCTCGACCGGGTCCGCGAGCTCGGGCTCAAGACCAATCCGCGCAACGTGCGCTGCGAGTCGCTCGACGAGGTCCGCGAGGCGATCGCCAGGCTGCGCGAGAGCAAACACGAGCTCGATTACGAGATCGACGGGGCGGTGGTGAAGCTCGACGACCTGGCCCTGCAGGAGAAAGCGGGTTTCACGTCGAAGTTCCCGCGGTGGGCGATCGCCTACAAGTACCCGGCGGAGCAGGCGCAGACCCGCGTGCGCGACATCGTCGTGCAGGTCGGGCGTACGGGCGCCCTGACCCCGGTCGCCGAGCTGGAGCCGGTCGTGCTCGCGGGCACGACGGTGTCCCGGGCGACGCTCCACAACGAGGACGAGGTCGCCAGGAAGGACATCCGCGTCGGCGACACCGTCGTGATCGAGAAGGCGGGAGAGATCATCCCTCAGGTCGTGCGCGTGGTCCCGGAGGCCCGGCCGGACGGCGCGCCGCCGTTCTCGATGCCGCGATCGTGTCCCGTATGCGGCTCCGACGCGCTCCGCGAGGAAGGCGAAGTCGCCAGCCGCTGCACGAACGTGGCCTGTCCCGCGAAGCGGCGCGAGGCCCTCCTGTACTTCGCGTCGCGGTCCGGCATGGACATCCAGGGGCTCGGGGACGCGCTGGTCGATCAACTGCTGGTGCGCGATCTCGTCCGGGACGCGGCGGGACTTTACGCCCTCGACGGAGCGGCGCTCGCCGGGCTCGAGCGCATGGGCGAGAAGTCCGCCGCGAACGTCCTCGGTCAGATCGAAGCGTCGAAGGCGAGGCCTTTTCACCGCGTGTTGTACGCGCTGGGCATCCGTCATGTCGGCGAGCGCGCGGCGAAGGTGCTCGCGCAGGCCTTCGGGGACATGGACACCCTCGCGACGGCGACCGAGCAAGCTCTGACCGCGACGGCGGAGATCGGCCCCAAGACCGCGGCGTCGGTCCGGACGTTCTTCGCGCAGGAAGGAAACCGCGACCTCGTGCGCCGCCTGGCCCTGGCCGGCGTGAGGATGGCCGTCCCCGAGGAGGAGCGCGGGAGGTCCGACGCGGCCGCTTCGCCGTTCGCGGGAAAGACGGTCGTTCTCACCGGCTCGCTCCCGGGGCGCTCGCGCGACGAGGCCAAGGCGGCGATCGAGCTCCTCGGCGGGCGCGTGACGTCGTCGGTGAGCAAGAAGACCGACTTCGTCGTCGCGGGGGACGAGGCGGGCGGGAAGCTCGAGAAGGCCCGCGCCCTCGGCGTCCGGGTCATCGGCGCGGAAGAGTTCGAGCGGATGCTCGGGGCGCAGTAG